One Mycobacterium kubicae genomic window carries:
- a CDS encoding alpha/beta hydrolase has product MATVVGMSRRITSATILVAVSVVLAGCVPVLGANPRFATNSGARPQGVPTSTPAPHGPPPIAAPKNDLSWRDCTSRVTSDAGVPAAAGVKLECANFDADLDPVNGGSGSVTIGVVRARSPQTPKDAGPLVFTTGSDVPSSTQLPVWLAHAGSDVLKSHPIVAIDRRGMGMSSPIDCRDRLDREEMRDQAQFQTGDDPVANLSDISNTATTNCTDAISPGASAYDNGHAASDIERLRNLWDVPALALVGIGNGAQVALAYAGSRPDKVARLIMDSPVALGASAEAAAEQQVKGQQAALDAFAAQCVAVNCALGPDPKGAVSALLTAAKSNGGADRVSAASIANALTTALGFPTGDRAGNTTSLANALAAARSGDMNQLSNLINRAQATQDTDGQFVNDCSDAINRPTPDRVRELVVAWAKLYPQFGTIAALNLVKCVHWPTGQPAQAPKELKIDVLLLGVQNDPIVGNEGVAATAATIINANAASKRVMWQGIGHGASIYSSCAVPPMVGYLDSGKLPGTDTYCPA; this is encoded by the coding sequence GTGGCTACTGTGGTCGGCATGAGTCGGCGCATTACCTCGGCCACGATCCTGGTCGCGGTGTCCGTGGTGCTGGCCGGCTGCGTCCCGGTCCTGGGCGCCAACCCGCGTTTCGCCACCAATTCCGGCGCGCGCCCGCAGGGCGTGCCCACCTCGACCCCCGCGCCGCACGGCCCCCCGCCGATCGCGGCACCCAAGAACGACCTGTCCTGGCGCGACTGCACGTCGCGGGTCACCTCGGACGCCGGAGTGCCCGCCGCCGCGGGCGTCAAATTGGAGTGCGCCAACTTCGACGCCGACCTGGACCCGGTCAACGGCGGCTCCGGTTCGGTCACCATCGGCGTGGTCCGGGCCCGCTCGCCCCAGACCCCGAAAGACGCCGGTCCGCTGGTCTTCACCACCGGCTCGGACGTGCCGTCGTCGACGCAGCTGCCGGTGTGGCTCGCCCACGCGGGCAGTGACGTCCTCAAGAGCCACCCCATCGTCGCGATCGACCGCCGCGGCATGGGTATGTCGAGTCCGATCGACTGCCGCGACCGCTTGGACCGCGAAGAGATGCGTGACCAGGCGCAGTTCCAGACCGGCGACGACCCGGTGGCCAATCTGTCTGACATCTCCAACACCGCCACCACCAACTGCACCGACGCCATCTCGCCGGGCGCCTCCGCCTACGACAACGGACACGCCGCCTCCGATATCGAGCGGCTGCGCAACCTGTGGGACGTCCCGGCCCTGGCCCTGGTGGGCATCGGCAACGGCGCGCAGGTGGCGTTGGCCTACGCCGGCTCTCGTCCCGACAAGGTGGCCCGGCTGATCATGGATTCGCCGGTGGCGCTGGGGGCCAGCGCCGAAGCCGCCGCAGAGCAGCAGGTCAAGGGCCAGCAGGCCGCACTCGACGCGTTCGCCGCGCAATGCGTCGCGGTCAACTGCGCACTGGGCCCCGATCCGAAGGGTGCGGTGAGCGCGCTGCTCACCGCCGCGAAGTCCAACGGGGGCGCCGACCGGGTGTCGGCGGCGTCCATCGCCAACGCGCTCACCACCGCGCTGGGCTTCCCCACCGGTGATCGCGCCGGCAACACCACCAGCCTGGCCAACGCACTGGCCGCCGCGCGCTCCGGCGACATGAACCAGCTGTCGAACCTGATCAACCGCGCCCAGGCCACCCAGGACACCGACGGACAGTTCGTCAACGACTGCAGCGACGCGATCAACCGCCCCACCCCGGACCGGGTGCGCGAGCTGGTGGTCGCCTGGGCAAAGCTGTACCCGCAGTTCGGCACGATCGCCGCCCTCAACCTGGTCAAATGCGTCCATTGGCCGACCGGTCAGCCGGCGCAAGCACCCAAAGAGCTGAAGATCGACGTGCTGTTGCTCGGTGTGCAGAACGACCCGATCGTCGGCAACGAAGGTGTCGCCGCCACAGCCGCGACGATCATCAACGCCAACGCCGCGAGCAAGCGCGTGATGTGGCAAGGGATCGGCCACGGCGCCAGCATTTATTCGTCGTGCGCGGTGCCGCCGATGGTCGGATATCTCGATTCCGGGAAACTGCCCGGCACTGACACCTACTGTCCCGCCTGA
- a CDS encoding pyrimidine reductase family protein: MPDSAAGGLSLTLLGSGREVGDGELARLYDYPARHDGTWVRANFIASLDGGATVDGTSGAMGDAADRLIFNTLRGLADVIVVGAGTVRTEGYSGAHLGVVERQQRQARQQPEVPPLAIVTKTGLLDRDLPVFTRTEVPPLVLTCTAALAETRRRLGGSAEAIDCSGDDPGRVDERLVLSTLERRGLRRVLTEGGPMLLGALVDRDLLDELCLTVAPCLVGGRSRRIVTGSGQLMTRMRCAHVLTNDAGYLYTRYVKA; this comes from the coding sequence ATGCCCGATTCGGCGGCCGGCGGTCTCTCCCTGACCCTGCTCGGATCGGGCCGCGAAGTCGGCGACGGCGAACTCGCCCGGCTCTACGACTATCCGGCGCGCCACGACGGCACCTGGGTGCGAGCCAACTTCATCGCCAGCCTGGACGGCGGGGCCACCGTCGATGGCACCAGCGGCGCGATGGGTGACGCGGCTGATCGGCTGATCTTCAATACGCTGCGCGGCTTGGCTGACGTCATCGTGGTCGGCGCGGGAACGGTACGCACCGAGGGCTACTCCGGCGCGCACCTGGGCGTCGTCGAGCGCCAGCAACGGCAGGCGCGCCAGCAGCCAGAGGTGCCGCCGCTGGCGATCGTCACCAAGACGGGTCTGCTGGACCGGGACCTGCCGGTGTTCACCCGTACCGAAGTGCCGCCGTTGGTCCTCACCTGCACCGCGGCCCTCGCCGAGACCCGCCGCCGACTGGGCGGATCCGCCGAGGCGATCGACTGCTCCGGTGACGATCCGGGACGGGTCGACGAGCGCCTCGTCCTGTCCACTCTCGAGAGGCGCGGGCTGCGGCGAGTGCTGACCGAGGGCGGGCCCATGTTGCTGGGCGCGCTCGTCGACCGCGACCTGCTGGACGAGCTGTGCCTGACCGTCGCGCCCTGCCTGGTCGGCGGACGCTCGCGCCGCATCGTGACCGGCTCCGGACAACTGATGACGCGCATGCGCTGCGCGCACGTCCTGACCAACGACGCGGGCTACCTCTACACCCGCTACGTCAAGGCGTAG
- the zapE gene encoding cell division protein ZapE translates to MSSIAARRYSASMPGSTSATGSAEVAHLVDRRPTVSPERLISQLRPPPTFAAVSFDTYRPDPAEPTQAAAVVACQDFCRQAVERRAGRKRLFGKRATLPGVGLYLDGGFGVGKTHLLASSYYQLPGEGPDAPEHPKAFAAFGELTQLAGVFGFAECIELLANYTAVCIDEFELDDPGNTTLISRLLSSLVERGVSVAATSNTLPEQLGEGRFAAQDFLREINTLASIFTTVRIEGPDYRHRGLPPAPTPLADEEVTGRAATVPGATLDDFDALCAHLATMHPSRYLTLIEGVTAVFITGVHRIDDQNVALRLVALTDRLYDAGIPVVASGATLDTIFSEEMLAGGYRKKYLRATSRLLALTAVDPTGPAAP, encoded by the coding sequence ATGAGTTCGATTGCAGCACGTCGCTACAGTGCGAGCATGCCTGGGTCCACCTCTGCGACGGGTTCCGCCGAGGTGGCCCACCTGGTGGATCGGCGTCCGACGGTGTCGCCGGAGCGGCTGATTTCGCAGCTGCGTCCACCGCCCACCTTCGCCGCGGTCAGTTTCGACACGTATCGTCCCGATCCGGCCGAGCCCACCCAGGCCGCCGCCGTCGTCGCCTGTCAAGACTTCTGCCGGCAGGCCGTCGAACGTCGGGCCGGTCGCAAGCGGCTCTTCGGCAAACGAGCGACGCTGCCCGGCGTCGGGCTCTATCTGGACGGTGGATTCGGGGTGGGCAAGACCCATCTGTTGGCGTCGTCCTACTACCAATTGCCCGGCGAGGGGCCCGACGCGCCAGAACATCCCAAGGCGTTCGCGGCCTTCGGCGAGCTGACGCAGCTCGCCGGGGTGTTCGGATTCGCCGAATGCATTGAGCTGCTGGCGAATTACACCGCGGTGTGCATCGACGAGTTCGAGTTGGACGATCCCGGCAACACCACGCTCATCTCGCGGCTGCTTTCGTCGCTGGTGGAACGCGGAGTGTCGGTGGCCGCGACGTCGAACACGCTGCCCGAGCAACTCGGGGAGGGCCGCTTCGCCGCTCAGGACTTTCTGCGTGAGATCAACACGCTGGCAAGCATTTTCACCACCGTACGCATCGAAGGGCCGGACTACCGGCATCGCGGGTTACCGCCGGCCCCCACGCCGCTGGCCGACGAGGAGGTCACCGGGCGCGCCGCGACCGTGCCCGGCGCCACCCTGGACGACTTCGACGCGCTGTGCGCCCATCTGGCCACGATGCACCCGTCGCGGTATCTGACGTTGATCGAGGGCGTCACCGCGGTGTTCATCACCGGTGTGCACAGAATCGACGACCAGAATGTGGCGCTGCGGTTGGTGGCGCTCACCGACCGCCTCTATGACGCCGGCATTCCGGTGGTGGCATCCGGGGCGACGCTTGACACGATCTTCAGTGAGGAGATGCTGGCCGGGGGGTACCGAAAGAAGTATCTGCGGGCCACTTCTCGGTTGTTGGCGCTGACTGCGGTTGATCCGACCGGACCCGCCGCACCATGA
- a CDS encoding Clp protease N-terminal domain-containing protein — protein MVDPTKIAHPVRLDELINAIKHVHTDALDQLADAVLAAESLGEVADHLIGHFVDQARRSGASWTEIGKAMGVTKQAAQKRFVPRAEATTLDPNQGFGRFTPRARNAVVAAQNVAHDAGNDEITQDHLLLGVLSDPAALATVLLHAQQIDTEALKAAVTLPPAAAQTPALIPFSGPARKVLELTFREALRLGHNYIGTEHLLLALLELEDGAGPLHRSGVHKERVETDLVAALESLTGEAGSPDAGAT, from the coding sequence ATGGTTGACCCCACGAAAATCGCCCATCCCGTCCGGCTCGACGAACTGATCAACGCCATCAAGCACGTGCACACCGATGCGCTGGATCAACTCGCCGACGCGGTGTTGGCGGCTGAGAGTCTGGGCGAGGTCGCCGATCACTTGATCGGCCACTTCGTCGATCAGGCTCGCCGGTCCGGGGCGTCGTGGACCGAGATCGGCAAGGCGATGGGCGTCACCAAGCAAGCCGCGCAAAAGCGATTCGTCCCACGAGCCGAGGCCACCACGCTAGACCCGAATCAAGGCTTTGGGCGGTTCACTCCCCGGGCCCGCAACGCGGTGGTCGCTGCCCAAAATGTTGCGCACGACGCCGGCAATGACGAAATCACTCAGGACCACCTGCTGCTGGGTGTGCTCAGTGATCCCGCCGCCCTGGCCACCGTGCTGCTGCATGCCCAGCAGATCGACACCGAGGCGCTCAAAGCGGCCGTCACCCTGCCCCCGGCCGCGGCCCAGACTCCCGCCCTCATCCCGTTCAGCGGCCCGGCTCGCAAAGTGCTGGAGCTGACCTTCCGAGAAGCACTTCGGCTGGGGCACAACTACATCGGCACCGAGCACCTACTGCTGGCGCTGCTGGAACTCGAGGACGGCGCCGGCCCGCTGCACCGATCCGGCGTCCACAAGGAACGCGTCGAGACCGACCTCGTCGCCGCGCTGGAATCGCTGACCGGCGAGGCGGGCAGTCCGGACGCTGGCGCTACCTGA
- a CDS encoding DUF732 domain-containing protein, whose protein sequence is MRLLPPLAAAIGLIALAGPAQADSTDDLFLASLRAAGIKFQDPSRAVSAGKYVCTLVDQGKKGMEVVNTVQSQNPAVDQEVAAKFTAIAANAYCPKAISGGS, encoded by the coding sequence ATGAGGCTTCTGCCCCCGCTAGCTGCCGCGATCGGGTTGATCGCACTCGCCGGACCCGCCCAGGCCGACAGCACCGACGACCTCTTCCTCGCTTCGCTGCGCGCGGCCGGCATCAAATTTCAGGACCCCAGCCGCGCCGTCAGTGCCGGCAAGTACGTATGCACGCTGGTCGACCAAGGCAAGAAGGGAATGGAAGTCGTCAATACCGTCCAATCCCAGAATCCGGCGGTCGACCAAGAAGTCGCCGCCAAGTTCACCGCGATCGCGGCCAATGCCTACTGTCCGAAGGCCATTTCGGGCGGTTCCTAG
- a CDS encoding alpha/beta fold hydrolase, with amino-acid sequence MRAVAMGAVLTGLLGWGGARALVAQIERNPDPFPPERLRVEPEGEEVRITRPDGTVLWALTAGQGPPVVLVHGYTASVVEWNIVWEELLSRGYRVIAFDQRGHGRSTLGSDGIGSQPMAADLAAVLRHFEVRDGVLVGHSMGGFISIRAVLDDPNLAERLRGLVLFATWAGRILENAPQNRLQIPLLQFGILQQLIRFKTIAVLFLAAQCGKRPSPAMVSVFEQFFKQHLDQHGPLLPIVRAFSREDRYPRLGEIAVPTVVMVGAADRTTPPHHSRRLAEGIPGARLVSIPEAGHLLNWEAPNELVEVIESFYAAQS; translated from the coding sequence ATGAGGGCCGTGGCCATGGGTGCGGTATTGACCGGTCTTCTGGGTTGGGGCGGTGCGCGAGCGCTGGTCGCGCAGATCGAACGCAACCCCGATCCCTTTCCGCCCGAACGGCTTCGGGTCGAACCCGAGGGCGAGGAGGTCCGCATCACCCGGCCAGACGGGACGGTGCTGTGGGCGCTGACCGCCGGCCAAGGACCGCCGGTCGTCTTGGTGCACGGTTACACCGCGTCGGTCGTCGAGTGGAACATCGTCTGGGAGGAATTGCTGTCGCGGGGTTATCGCGTCATCGCCTTTGACCAGCGCGGCCACGGACGGTCCACGCTGGGCTCCGACGGTATCGGCTCGCAGCCCATGGCGGCCGACCTCGCCGCGGTCCTGCGGCACTTCGAGGTGCGCGACGGGGTCCTCGTCGGGCATTCGATGGGCGGGTTCATCTCCATTCGCGCGGTGCTCGATGACCCTAACCTCGCCGAGCGCCTGCGCGGCCTGGTCCTGTTTGCGACCTGGGCGGGCCGCATCCTGGAGAACGCGCCGCAGAACCGGCTACAGATCCCGCTGCTGCAGTTCGGGATTCTGCAACAGCTCATCCGTTTCAAGACCATCGCCGTGCTCTTCCTGGCCGCACAGTGCGGGAAGCGGCCCTCCCCGGCGATGGTGTCGGTGTTCGAGCAGTTCTTCAAGCAGCATCTCGACCAGCATGGGCCGCTGCTGCCGATCGTGCGCGCGTTCTCCCGCGAGGACCGCTATCCGAGGCTGGGCGAGATCGCGGTGCCGACCGTGGTGATGGTTGGAGCCGCGGACCGCACGACGCCGCCGCACCATTCGCGCCGGCTGGCCGAGGGCATCCCTGGCGCCCGACTCGTCTCGATTCCCGAAGCGGGACACCTGCTGAACTGGGAGGCGCCGAACGAATTGGTCGAGGTCATCGAATCGTTCTACGCGGCGCAGTCCTAG
- a CDS encoding DUF2510 domain-containing protein, protein MLAYLLLVVAALIGVVVVAGFIVLMIRLTSPKPDSNSYVPHGWQTAPTSAPGWYPDAHDPAVLRYFDGQTWTAATRRRG, encoded by the coding sequence TTGCTGGCTTACCTACTGCTGGTAGTGGCCGCGCTGATTGGGGTCGTCGTCGTCGCCGGGTTCATCGTCTTGATGATTCGGTTGACCTCACCGAAGCCCGACTCGAATTCCTATGTGCCGCATGGCTGGCAAACTGCACCGACGAGCGCGCCGGGCTGGTATCCGGACGCCCACGATCCGGCTGTGCTGCGGTATTTCGACGGCCAGACGTGGACGGCGGCTACTCGCCGGCGCGGTTGA
- a CDS encoding helix-turn-helix domain-containing protein, with amino-acid sequence MSDGADEHFDAFSCAVSDTFVPLAMSVDDRSTFRGSLRSASLGAVQLSEVNVGSNGVVVRRTDRLIRRNNPDYLKVGIQVAGRSTVHQDDRKSELGTGDLAIYDTSRPYELRFAEAYRLLVVMFPKQLLGLPSGRLGYLTARGVNGRYGLGASVSPFLLQVGRRILRGDHSDNAQLAEAIVDLVGALFVDHFPPDAAHPDAARRAQLARVRAYIERNLGNPRMKVSDIAAANRMSIRYLQKLFEERGETVTDWIRTKRLQQCARDLADARYRHLPVSSVAANWGLVNAAHFSRIFKAAYGVAPTAYRARGHFPAPVRGAAKPHSDDRKHECLSDPTWEVTRPAD; translated from the coding sequence GTGAGCGACGGCGCTGACGAACATTTCGATGCCTTCAGCTGCGCGGTGTCGGACACATTCGTGCCGCTGGCCATGTCGGTCGATGACCGCTCTACATTCCGCGGGTCGCTGCGCTCAGCCAGCCTGGGAGCGGTGCAACTCTCGGAGGTCAACGTCGGGTCGAACGGTGTGGTGGTTCGGCGGACCGACCGGCTGATTCGCCGCAACAACCCGGACTACCTCAAGGTCGGCATCCAGGTCGCCGGCCGATCGACAGTGCACCAAGACGATCGCAAGTCCGAACTGGGGACCGGTGACTTGGCCATCTACGACACCTCCCGGCCGTACGAACTGCGTTTCGCCGAAGCGTATCGATTGCTGGTAGTGATGTTTCCAAAACAGCTGCTGGGCCTGCCCTCTGGGCGGCTGGGTTACCTGACCGCCCGAGGTGTCAACGGCCGGTACGGTTTAGGGGCATCGGTGTCACCGTTTCTGTTGCAGGTCGGGCGTCGCATACTGCGCGGCGACCACTCGGACAATGCCCAACTGGCCGAAGCCATCGTCGACTTGGTTGGCGCGCTGTTCGTCGACCATTTTCCGCCCGACGCTGCTCATCCGGATGCCGCTCGGCGGGCGCAACTCGCTCGGGTGCGCGCCTATATCGAACGCAACCTTGGGAATCCGCGCATGAAAGTGTCGGATATTGCCGCGGCCAACCGGATGTCGATCCGGTACCTGCAGAAGTTGTTCGAGGAAAGAGGTGAAACGGTGACCGACTGGATCCGCACCAAGCGGCTCCAGCAGTGTGCCCGAGACCTCGCAGACGCCCGCTACCGACATCTGCCGGTCAGCTCGGTGGCCGCCAACTGGGGTCTGGTCAACGCCGCGCACTTCTCTCGTATCTTCAAGGCCGCCTATGGCGTTGCCCCGACGGCATACCGCGCCCGGGGACACTTTCCGGCGCCCGTGCGCGGGGCGGCAAAGCCGCATTCAGATGATCGCAAACATGAATGCCTCAGCGACCCAACATGGGAGGTGACCCGGCCGGCCGACTGA